A single region of the Triticum dicoccoides isolate Atlit2015 ecotype Zavitan chromosome 2B, WEW_v2.0, whole genome shotgun sequence genome encodes:
- the LOC119360871 gene encoding probable (S)-ureidoglycine aminohydrolase, translated as MVPAGHHLLLLALASLGGAAAAGADEGFCSAEPSNDCSQSPPLYSKVTSPTLAPVHLQDLPGFTRSVYKKDHALITPESHVFSPLPDWTNTLGAYLISPALGAHFTMYLANMQDGSKSALPPKDVERLIFVVQGSIALSVESGTTHSLLVDSYAYLPANMKHSVISDKPTTLVIFERRYTTIGDYHADLVVGSTDKQPLLETPGEVFELRKLLPTSLPYDFNIHIMDFQSGEYLNVKEVHYNQHGLLLLEGQGIYRLGNSWYPVQAGDTIWMAPFVPQWYAALGKTKSRYLLYKDVNRNPLI; from the exons atggtccccgcaggccaccacctcctccttctcGCGCTCGCTTCCCTCGGGGGCGCAGCGGCAGCCGGCGCCGACGAGGGGTTCTGCTCGGCGGAACCGTCCAACGATTGCTCCCAGTCGCCGCCGCTCTACTCGAAGGTCACCAGTCCCACTCTCGCACCGGTGCATTTGCAAG ATTTACCTGGCTTCACACGTAGTGTGTACAAAAAGGATCATGCTTTAATAACACCAGAAAGCCATGTATTCAGTCCTTTGCCTGATTG GACCAACACGTTAGGAGCATATTTGATTAGCCCAGCTCTTGGCGCACACTTCACTATGTACTTGGCAAACATGCAAG ATGGATCAAAATCAGCCTTACCACCTAAAGATGTTGAAAG GCTTATCTTTGTAGTTCAAGGCAGCATTGCATTGTCTGTGGAGAGCGGAACAACCCACTCCCTGTTG GTAGACTCTTATGCTTATCTTCCTGCAAACATGAAGCACTCTGTGATATCAGATAAACCAACCACTCTTGTAATCTTTGAGAGGAG GTACACAACCATTGGGGATTACCATGCTGATCTAGTTGTTGGTTCAACAGATAAGCAACCCCTCCTTGAAACCCCAGGAGAG GTATTTGAGCTGAGGAAGCTGCTACCCACTTCTCTACCTTATGACTTTAATATTCAT ATAATGGACTTTCAGTCAGGCGAGTATCTCAATGTGAAG GAGGTTCATTACAATCAACATGGGCTGCTGCTTTTAGAGGGACAAGGAATATATCGATTGGGAAATAGCTG GTATCCGGTGCAAGCAGGCGATACCATTTGGATGGCGCCATTTGTGCCTCAATG GTATGCCGCCCTTGGTAAAACCAAGTCTAGGTACCTGCTGTACAAAGATGTCAATAGGAATCCACTGATATGA